A segment of the Halostagnicola larsenii XH-48 genome:
GTTGATCTCGGCGATCGCGTTCTTCGCCGTGCGGGGCTACGAGTGGGGTGAACGGAAGGTGGTTCGATGGACGTGAATACTACATTCTCGGTCGGACGTGAGGACGTGATCAACGCCGGCAAGTCGATCTACTCGCTGGTCATCGTGCTCATCCTGTGGGAGCTCGTGACGCAGATGGGCATGGTACACGAGTACTTCCTCCCGCCGCTGTCGCAAATTCTCGCGACGTTCTACGAGCTAACCGTCGATGGAACGCTCGTCACGAACGGCTATCTGACGGTCAAACGCGCTTTAATCGGGCTCGTAATCGCCTGCGTGCTGGGTATCATTGTCGGCGTGTTGAGTGCACGCAGCCGCCTCGCGCGGTGGTTCTGGGATCCGATTATCGAGGTCGGCTACCCGGTTCCGGTCATCGCGCTGGTGCCGGTCTTTCTGTTCTGGTTTGGAACGGGTGATTTCGCGAAGATCGTCCTCGTCGCGATCGGCTGTTTCTGGCCTGTTGCGATCAACGTCCGGAACGCGGCTCGAGACGTCGACGAGAATCTGATCTGGTCGGCGCGGATGATGGGTACGTCGGATCGCCAGTTGCTCAGAAGGGTGATTATACCGGCATCGGCTCCGGGAATCATCTCCGGGATCCAGATCGCGTTGCCGATCTCGCTCATCATCACTTTCGTCTTCGAGATGGTTGCCGGCGGTGGCGGACTGGGCCACC
Coding sequences within it:
- a CDS encoding ABC transporter permease; this translates as MDVNTTFSVGREDVINAGKSIYSLVIVLILWELVTQMGMVHEYFLPPLSQILATFYELTVDGTLVTNGYLTVKRALIGLVIACVLGIIVGVLSARSRLARWFWDPIIEVGYPVPVIALVPVFLFWFGTGDFAKIVLVAIGCFWPVAINVRNAARDVDENLIWSARMMGTSDRQLLRRVIIPASAPGIISGIQIALPISLIITFVFEMVAGGGGLGHLEIQGVRSFDSAQVYASLIAIMILGFALDRALRVLRLRLLSWT